The following DNA comes from Diceros bicornis minor isolate mBicDic1 chromosome 7, mDicBic1.mat.cur, whole genome shotgun sequence.
GATGATATGACCTACCTCAACatgtaatttcaaaaatatccatATGATGCCCTaacagaaaggagaaataaaattaatttaaaataaaatgataattctattttagtattttaaatgcTCAGGCACCACTGTACTAGAAGACATAATAAAGGTCTCTGACACTAGCATGTATACATCAAGTCACTGTGAACCTGACAGCTACAAATGCAGAATGACACAGGTGTGGTTCCATCATGGATGGGTCTTCTCAAAATCATGAACAGATGATGGTAAAATTTCTACCAAAACAAAGTTTCAATTTACACAATAATTACATTTCTGGAAAGTTTTAAGGTATACTAAAACTGGACAAAAATACTCtgtgttaatatataaaatacagttGGGTCCTAGGCTCAAATAACTATAAACATTCTTTTCGTCTTATGTGCAGGGGCAGACCCAGGTTTTTCGGGGCCTGAATTATGCAATTTGGGAAGCCCCCTTTAGGAAAAACAGTACAAAATTACAGATATTAAATTAGTTACAATAGGAAATATTTATtcagaatgggaaaaaagaaatcacaataaaTTACCAATTTTAAATAGCCAACAAATACCTAAAATGTCATGAAATCCAGAAAAAcatccaaatatttttattaataaatagcTTGACACACTTCTAccaccctttttcttttttttaatagattttatttttagaacagttttaggttcacagcaatgtTGAACAgaaggtgcagagatttcccacagAACCCTTGCCCTGACTCATGCATAGCCCCCCCGGTCAACATTCCCCACCACAGTGGTGCATTTGATAtagttgatgaacctacattggcaCATCATTATCACCGAGAATCCAtcgtttacattagggttcactcttggtgttgtacgttctatgggtttggacaaatttataatgacatatatccaccattatagtatcatacagagtattttcactgccctaaaaatcttctgtggtCCCCCTATTTACAAtccttttttaatatattttgctaAGTTCTCTCTGATCATCTCTTTTTATGACAATGACCTTGTAAGATCGTTTTCTATAGtgaaaaatagaaagataattcTGTCTTTAGTATggttgtttgaattttttaaagttattattgGTAGTTAGGGAAGTTTCTTTCACCTTCACAACTTATTATTGGTAATATTATGTAAAGTTGTGACAGCTGTCAAATTTGTGAAAACCTCTCTCTGGAGGAGAACTTTCATTGTGGCTAAGATTCTATGAGAATAAAGTCTTCCACTTATGATCTTACAGTTCTCCATAGACTCACACCTGACTTTGTGCATTTCAGAGTTGTTTCTCCCCAACTACCCACATACCCTGTGCTGGGCTCTACAGGACATGTTCATTTTGCCATATGACCTCTGCTCCTGCACCTAGGAGTCACCTCAGTAGGTGGTAGAAGCATACCTAGAAGCCATTCCTACTCCAGGATAGCAATCAATGACTTAATTATACTTGGTAGTGACCACAAACCACATGAATATGTCCCACTAAATGCAAACCGATTGTAGTCCCAACTCAACTTTTCCTTAGTCAGATCCCCAAGATGCCTGTAACCACCCTGGTGGCACTCAACACAAATGGAAATGTGATGGTGGGACGTTGGACTGGACAGAGTTAGAGGCATTAACTGCTTGCAGTTAAAACATCTTACTTTTTCCTATCCTATgagccagctatcccactactgggaatctatccaacgaacctgaaatcaacaatccaaagagacttgtgcacccttatgttcattgcagcatcattcactatagccaagaagtagaagcaacacaagtgtcctttgactgatgactggatcaagaagatgtggtatatatatatatatatatatatatatatatatatatatatatatataatggaatactactcagccattaaaaaaagacaaaatcatcccatttgcaacaacatggatggacctggagggtattatgttaagtgaaataagccagaaagagaaagacaaacaccgcattatttcactcgtatgtggaatataaaccaacatacggacagagagaactgtatagTGGTTACCACGGGcaggggggttggggggtgggcacaaggggtgaagggaggcatttatatggtgactgacaaacaatagtgtacaacaaaaatttcacaatgttataaactattaagatatcaataaaaaaatattttactttttcagatttcactAAAATATTTGACCATGTGAACACTTTTCTAGGGCCTCTCCCAGGGCCATGGAAAAGTCCCATATAAGTGAGGAGCCtttgaagcttaagcttcatcAGTTTCACAGTAAATCGGACTCTGCCTACCTGCATGTCTGATAGGACATTACAAAAGCCATGCAGAATGCAGGATGATCCTTTGTTTGCAGCACTGTCTCATAAATTGTAAGATGCATATATCTCTGGCCCATCTGCTAAATGTCCTCCAATCATTGTGccaaccaaaaatgtccccagagaTGTCCAAAACCtggagtggggttgggggtgggatcAATGCTGTCCCTGTTGAGAACTAGGGTCTAGATCTCTCTCTGTCCCAGGGACTGACAAGTTTGGGGAAGAATTATGTTAATGCCATCCTCTAAGGAGGTGGCTACATACCTCTTTCTACGGTTCCCTTGTCACAATGATGTAATCTCCTCCAAATTGTCACTTGCTTTTTCCTCAGCCCTTTATTGGCTCTGGTCCCCCCCCATATAGATTTACCTCATAgacttgttgtgaggatcaactgGGGTGGTACATGGAATACATTCATTGAAGGAGTGACTAAGGGAACTAATACATACAAAAGTGTTTTGTAAGCTCTAAACTGCAATACAAATGCTAGTTATAGCAAAAGGTTAAGGATTTTGGGTCTGGTGCCAAGCTAGCAATGTGAGTTGGATGCATTATTTGCAACCAAATGCAAATGCAAGAACTTTTTGTGCCTcaagtttcctcagctataaaataaggatatttaAAGTGTGAGGATCCAATGGGATAACACAAGAAAACACTTAGAGTTATGCCTGGCCCATAGTTAACTCCTCGCTGAATGTTAGCTGTCATATCATTATCATCCTACTATTAACTAGTGTTAGAGGAGCTTAAAAACCAACCAGCAAGAGGACTGACCTACAACCCACTAACTCTAACAGGGATGGATGCAGATTCCCAAGAAGGCATGAACAAAATGCTATTCAGGCATTTAGTGTTAAACATAAATGTTTTGAGGCTGATGGTTATGATGTGCTGAGGACCTGGTGTTCTATACAACCTGAACCACCTAGCAGGGAAAGAGTGAAGGGACATGACTTTGAAAGATGTTTCCCAGCACCATGCACAGGGACTGGTTAACAACAATCTGGAGGgagaggatgggagaggagaaaGCCTCCTGGGACTAGTCTCCATGGCAGGGAGAGAGACCACCGAGGGACCCAGATTCTTGGGaggcagagaagaggaaaggacacaGCTGTCTGGGCAGagaggaaatctggacacagaggGGCATAGAAACAGTCCATTGTAACCAGAGACACTGGGGCCAGCAGGACCCAGAGGAGAGGGTCTGGTTTGGAAAAGAAACTGTGCGTTGTATGAGACTGAATAGACTTCTACAAGATTTCAGGATCTTCTGGGGTTATGTAAGAGAGATAACTCAGGCTATACTTTGACCCCAAGGAGATGGTCGCTGCTGGGGTGAATCCATGGTACCTCAGAGTccttttttatactttcctttgatttttttttgacatCAAATTTTCCTACCCTCATGGTAAGGATTGGGGATTATTTTCTCTTCTACTCTCTGGAATTCTTTGTACAAAATTGgaatgatttgtttgtttgtttatttatttattttttaattttttttatgaggaagattagccctgagctaacatctgttgccaatcctcctctttttttgctgaggaagatggaccctgggctaacagccgtgtccatcttcctctactttatatgggacaccgcaacagcatggcatgacaagcagtgcgttggtgcgcgcccaggatccgaacctacaaaccccgggctacggaagcggagcgtgtgcacttaaccgctgcgccactgggcccgcccccTGATTTGCGTTTTTAAAGGGTTAAATTTGTCTGTAGAACCATTTGGGCCTGCTgtgttctttgtgggaagatttgaTCTTTTATAATAATGATAGGATAAtccaagttttcatttcttcttgagtcagtttttttaaattgtttttcaaataatttgttgatttttgtccagttttcagctttattgctgaagttgttcatagtattctcttttatcttttctatGTTCTGGAACATAGAGTTATGGACTGATAATTGGTCCATGTAATGGTCCACACAAGGTCTATATAGTACGGTCTGTGTTATGGACATATAGTTTTACCCCAATTTAATACTATTGTTTATTAGTGCCttatctcctttttaaaaataaaagtgatgatGTTTATTGATCATCCTCGCGATATTAAATAGGCATAGGCTCATTCTTTTTAAGTAGGGAACATCGTCATGTTCTGTTTGCAGATGCTAACAACAAATGGGATTTCacaagcatttattaaacacttttatATGCTCTTTATCAAGCATCAACTACTAGGGATATAGAATTCAGTAATACGAGATCAGCAATTGTCCCTGCCCTCGGGAGACTCACAGCCCCACCTCCCGAGAGCAGAGTGAAGGGGAAGCTCAGTACTTGTCAGGCAGGCCAGCAGGTCTGAAGTGATTGGGGTCTTTGCCACTCCGGCCCCATTCATTGGCAGCCTGGTCAGCCCTCGAGTCTGCCGCTCCGTGGCCGCTGTCTCCAAACTTGAAAAGGTCTGTGACTCTCTGAGAACCCTCTCTGGCATCGCTGGAATGGAGGTGGGCAGGTAGGAGATTAATCCAGGGCTTATGAGTAACAGTCCTACCCTCCCTGTCTGTCCTCTTTCCCAGGGATGGCTCTGAGAGGAGCCCAGGAGAGTGGGGCTAAAACATTGAGGCTGCCTGGTCACAGCCCACTCAGCCCCGCTGATGCCCCTGGTGCTGGATGAACAGCACCCAGAAGGGAAGGCTGGGAATCGCCCATTCCCACCAGTCCTGCTCTGGCTCTGTCACCACTCAGACCCCACACTGGGCacagagggggtggggtgggccagAAGATGAGGGGCCACAGTCTCTACAGGAAACTTCCCCAGGGCGTGGCCCCTCCTGTTGTCCAAGgcagcccagctctgcccaccCACCCCCCGCACCCGAGTCACCTGATCACTTTAGCAGCCCAGGCGCCCCCAGGGCCCCTTTGTGCAGCATCGTAGTTCCCTCGGGCATGGAAGTATTTGTCGGAATCTTTGTAATTGGCTTCTCTCATGTCAGAGTAGGCTCTCCACATGTCTTTAGCCCctggaagggaaagaaaatgatgagatgaagGTGATCACATCTTGGCAAATAGAGAAATCAATTTTCCTCTCAGTGGTTCTGAGACATCATCCTTTGACAAAGCCCTTGGAGATGATACGGCTTGAGATGAACATTCCTTTACTTTTCACTCCCTGGTTAATGTGATGAGAATCACACCAGGTGCAAATTTTATTCTGTCTGATTCTATTCCAAGTTCTGTTGCTCCTTTGTTTTAGGGTGTGTGTGATGCGTGTGAGGAAGAGGTAGGATGGTCCTTAGGGGATGTGTGGTTGTACAATGAGCCTCTACCTGGAAAGATGCAGGGAGCCCTCCGACCGGGGCCTGAGAACAAAGGCGACTCTGAGGGAGGCTGGGAACCCACGGTGCTCCCAACCTAGCCACGGGAGAACTTCATCCCTGTGGGCAGCGTGAGGACCACTTGGTCCTGAGTACATCTGAACGTCCAGGTACATTTGCGCCTGGACGACTGTCAGAATTCAACTGGCAGGTGATAAAGGTGAGTCCCTAAGAGAGCTTTAAAGAACCTGGGTGATCAGATGCAGACAAAGGGCAACTGACCCACCAGCTCTAAAGGTCCGTGTCCTCTCCAGTgaagtggaggagtggggcctcCCTCAGAGTGGTTATGTAGAAGGATGGGGAAGATACAGGTATAACTTCTAGAACATTCTACATGCTCAATATACCATCACTTCTCTGGTCCTTTGAGAGCGTggcacaaaaggaagaaaaagaatgaactaagATGAGGAGCAGGGAGTTATGCATGAAAGAAATCTGACCAAGCTAGAATAAAAtggcaaagattttaaaaaattaactgatTAGGAAACAGAGAAAAACCTAACGTAGAGTTGTAATCCTAGCTTATGTAATATCCCCATGAGATAACTTGTCTTCATTTTATGTCTTCATTATTCCTGGTGTTCAGATGATACTTGTGTTGAGAGCTATGACTTTCTTACTATACTTATTTCCTCTGAGTTACTGACTTAAATAGATGCGTGGAGTCCAGACTTGCATAATAAGTCCTTCCAAAATGCCTGACACATTTGGTCACTTGAGGGGGCAGAACCGGAGGGAGTGGTTCTCAGCCTTCAGTGCACAGACATCACCTGGGGGGCTTGGTAAAGGCCAGATTCCAGCTCAGCCCCAGAGACTGATTCAGGGAGGGGAGTGTGTGGACCTGGGCATCTGCATTTCACAAAGCACCCAGACCCATGGAATTTCATGTGGGTGGTCTTAGAACAACCCTTTGAGAAACATTGACCTGAGAGATGAAAAGAGATTTTTAGCCAGGTGTGCAAGAATTAAGATAGGATTAACAGCAAACTCTTAAAACAATTCCTCAGAGACTatcagaaaaaaacccacaaaataattttgtgaaataaacaattttttgCCACTTCACTATGGTAATGAGGTAActatctattttttgtgtgtgtgtgaggaagatcagtcctgagctaacatccgtgctaatcctcctctttttgctgaggaagactggctctgagctaacatctattgccaatcctcctcctttttttttccccaaagccccggtagatagttgtatgtcatagttgcacatccttctagttgctgtatgtgggatgtggcctcagcatggccggagaagcagtgcgttggtgcgcgcccgggatccgaacccggaccgccagtatcggagtgcgtgcacttaaccactaagccacggggccggccccggtaacTATCTCTTGCTCTCGGTTTCCTGGCCAGATTTCAGCCCCACTAGAACCATCATCAAGATACTTCATTGCACCTTTTATTGCAGGGAGAGAAGCCCTACGGAGTTGCCTTCCAAAGACACACATCCCCACTCCTGGCCATTTGCTCAGATAAGAACAGGGTGTGTTTACAAATCCCTCGCTCTCCCATGTGCACTCTTATCTGGGAGGCAGTGTGGTACCTGGTTAAT
Coding sequences within:
- the LOC131408916 gene encoding serum amyloid A protein → MKLSIGIIFCSLVLGVSSRGWFSFLKEAGQGAKDMWRAYSDMREANYKDSDKYFHARGNYDAAQRGPGGAWAAKVISDAREGSQRVTDLFKFGDSGHGAADSRADQAANEWGRSGKDPNHFRPAGLPDKY